A window of Ptychodera flava strain L36383 chromosome 1, AS_Pfla_20210202, whole genome shotgun sequence contains these coding sequences:
- the LOC139143586 gene encoding uncharacterized protein, whose protein sequence is MAMLRRGEYCLCGEPGLHCRDRSRVINAQCSKPCPGDSWLVCGGTSTKASIYDVQMGDCGGLYTEGNGTMYSPGFPGNNSRRTNCLWRIQIADDYDYIALEFTIFDVTSDQVHVTVSENDVDGASNSVLGRFSRSSSVSGLPIYSCSKTVSVRFESSGRGSSTAVFALLYTGQNRCGSPGEVENGNIITDSVCPYRSGDIARISCHHGYSASSIHQAVECQNGRWNGTMPKCVVSVDLETLSADTGTFEIPHPTDSRKESSVNVLPATGFIIGVAVGVTVLNVVIVVLVYHRCRRVRESDSSPKSCGKTVSEVEQAEDPIPLRNIHRDRHQYENVENIRASNAYLTEFGTRVPRRTVRFESPGDTSRFGNFHMPPTVEYLEVASSQA, encoded by the exons ATGGCTATGCTACGTCGAGGCGAATACTGTCTGTGCGGAGAGCCTGGTTTGCACTGCCGAGACCGGAGCAGGGTGATCAATGCACAGTGCTCCAAGCCGTGTCCGGGCGATAGTTGGTTGGTTTGTGGTGGCACGAGCACGAAAGCCAGCATCTATGACG tACAAATGGGAGACTGTGGAGGACTGTACACAGAAGGGAATGGAACGATGTACTCTCCGGGTTTTCCGGGGAACAATTCGAGGAGAACCAACTGTCTCTGGAGAATCCAAATAGCAGATGACTATGATTACATCGCCCTTGAGTTCACCATTTTCGATGTCACTTCTGATCAAGTGCATGTGACTGTGTCCGAAAACGACGTCGACGGGGCTAGCAACAGTGTGCTCGGTCGCTTCAGCAGGAGTTCATCGGTTTCTGGCCTACCCATTTATTCCTGTTCCAAGACGGTTTCCGTCAGATTCGAATCGAGTGGTCGGGGTAGCAGCACGGCTGTCTTTGCTTTACTTTATACAG GTCAGAATCGTTGTGGAAGTCCTGGTGAGGTAGAAAACGGGAATATCATCACCGACAGCGTCTGTCCCTATCGCTCTGGCGACATTGCGAGGATTTCCTGTCACCATGGTTACAGCGCGAGTTCCATCCACCAGGCAGTCGAATGCCAGAATGGTCGCTGGAACGGAACGATGCCGAAATGTGTTG TTTCGGTTGACCTAGAAACGTTATCCGCTGACACTGGCACTTTCGAAATTCCACATCCTACAGACTCCAGGAAAGAATCAAGTGTTAATGTCTTACCGGCAACAG GTTTCATTATTGGCGTTGCTGTCGGTGTTACCGTATTGAACGTTGTCATTGTAGTTCTGGTGTATCACAGATGTCGCAGAGTGAG AGAGTCTGATTCAAGCCCAAAGTCCTGCGGTAAGACAGTCAGCGAAGTGGAGCAGGCAGAGGACCCGATTCCCTTACGCAATATCCACAGAGATCGTCACCAGTACGAGAACGTGGAAAACATCAGAGCCAGCAATGCCTACCTAACAGAGTTTGGCACCCGTGTACCGCGTCGGACTGTAAGATTTGAAAGTCCAGGGGACACGTCTCGGTTTGGTAATTTTCACATGCCTCCCACTGTTGAATATCTGGAGGTAGCATCTTCCCAGGCATAG